The proteins below come from a single Mugil cephalus isolate CIBA_MC_2020 chromosome 7, CIBA_Mcephalus_1.1, whole genome shotgun sequence genomic window:
- the kif1ab gene encoding kinesin-like protein KIF1A isoform X5 — translation MAGASVKVAVRVRPFNSREIGKESKCIIQMSGNTTTILNPKQPKENKSFNFDFSYWSHTTPEDINYASQMQVYRDIGEEMLLHAFEGYNVCIFAYGQTGAGKSYTMMGRQEQDQQGIIPLMCEDLFTKISDSNNDNSMSYSVEVSYMEIYCERVRDLLNPKNKGNLRVREHPLMGPYVEDLSKLAVTSYNDIQDLMDSGNKARTVAATNMNETSSRSHAVFNIIFTQKKHDMDSENTSEKVSKISLVDLAGSERADSTGAKGTRLKEGANINKSLTTLGKVISALAELDSAPNKNKKKKKAESFIPYRDSVLTWLLRENLGGNSRTAMVAALSPADINYDETLSTLRYADRAKQIRCNAVINEDPNNRLVRELKEEVARLKDLLYAQGLGDIIEMTNAMTGMSPSPSMSALSSRAASISNLHDRIFSPASEEAIERLKETEKIIAELNETWEEKLRRTEAIRMEREALLAEMGVAMREDGGTVGVFSPKKTPHLVNLNEDPLMSECLLYYIKDGITKVGRENAKTRQDIVLSGHFIRDEHCTFSSTTGPQGEGCVVLEPCEGAETYVNGKRVTSPIILRSGNRIIMGKSHVFRFNDPEQARLERERTPCAETPVEPVDWAFAQRELLEKQGIDMKQEMEQRLQELEDQYRREREEASNLLEQQRLDYESKLEALQRQVDSRYLESPEEEEEPEEEVPWTNRETELALWAFRKWRFYQFTSLRDLLWGNAIFLKEANAISVELKKKVQFQFVLLTDTLYSPLPTDLLPPSVAKERERRPFPQTIVAVEVQDQKNGATHYWTLEKLRQRLDLMREMYDRAAELPSSAVEDCDHALTGGDPFYDRFPWFRLVGRAFVYLSNLLYPVPLVHRVAIVSEKGEVKGFLRVAVQAISADEEAPDYGSGVRQSGTAKISFEDKQFEKFQTESCPGGLSHSNTSQEELRIVEGEGQNAEMGISADEVNNNTCEGDWTALQEIPRSPVKSSSLGLDLPLDVSPEKALSHLKIGSTFTFRVTVLQASSISAEYADIFCQFNFIHRHDEAFSTEPLKNTGRGPPLGFYHVQNITVEVTKSFTEYIKTQPIVFEVFGHYQKQPFPPLCKDLISPLRPSRRQFPRVMPLSKPVPATKLSTLTRSTAGPCHAKYDLMVFFEICELEANGDYIPAVVDHRGGMPCHGTYLLHQGIQRRITVTIAHETGNDIEWKEVKELVIGRIRNTPEADETIIDPNILSLNILSSGYFWPKHDDNVSLGVDHRTFYRFEAAWDSSMHNSLLLNRVTPYGEKIYITLSAYLEMENCTQPTVITKDFCMVFYSRDAKLPASRSIRNLFSTGCLRPSESNRVTGVYEVTLCHVADNGSPGMQRRRRRVLDTSVAYVRGEENLAGWRPRSDSLILDHQWELEKLSLLQEVEKTRHYLLLREKLEATLQAGQDALYKSGDISDFAKSPVLSHSPGSSPAPDSPNQRQRELAAKCLRLLMHTFNREYSQVSSSASESKLSEMSASLMRESSSSTLNTLTPSSTCPSLVEGHYDIRLTDPSSGASTPDLDPYSPVDRKKALRGCTFVPDIQEIRVSPIVSKKGYLHFLEPHTSGWVKRYVVVRRPYVYLYRSERDSVERAVINLSSAKVEYSEDKQTLLRTPNTFAVCTDHRGILLQATNDKEMHDWLYAFNPLLAGTIRSKLSRRKSVQSVPSAQRM, via the exons ATGGCTGGGGCTTCGGTGAAGGTGGCTGTGAGGGTCCGGCCCTTCAACTCCAGGGAGATCGGGAAGGAGAGCAAGTGCATCATACAGATGTCTGGAAACACCACGA CCATCCTGAACCCTAAACAGCCgaaagaaaacaagagtttCAACTTTGACTTTTCATACTGGTCACACACCACG CCCGAGGACATCAACTATGCGTCCCAGATGCAGGTGTACAGGGACATCGGAGAGGAGATGCTGCTGCACGCGTTCGAAGGCTACAACGTGTGCATATTCGCATACGGCCAGACAGGAGCGGGAAAAAGCTACACCATGATGGGCCGACAGGAACAGGACCAGCAGGGAATCATACCTCTG ATGTGCGAGGACCTCTTCACCAAGATCAGCGACAGCAATAATGACAACAGCATGTCCTACTCCGTGGAG GTGAGTTACATGGAGATCTACTGTGAACGTGTGCGTGACCTGCTCAACcccaaaaacaaaggaaacctGCGCGTGAGAGAGCACCCTCTGATGGGACCCTACGTCGAAGATCTGTCCAAGCTGGCCGTCACCTCCTACAACGACATCCAGGACCTGATGGATTCTGGAAACAAGGCCAG GACTGTGGCTGCTACCAACATGAATGAGACCAGCAGCCGCTCCCACGCCGTCTTCAACATCATCTTCACGCAGAAGAAACACGACATGGACTCGGAAAACACATCGGAGAAG GTCAGTAAGATCAGTCTGGTGGACTTGGCTGGCAGCGAGAGAGCCGACTCCACCGGAGCTAAAGGAACCAGACTGAAG gaagGAGCAAACATCAACAAATCTCTGACCACACTGGGGAAAGTTATCTCTGCTCTGGCTGAACTG GACTCGGCACCCAACAAG aacaagaaaaagaagaaggcgGAGAGTTTTATTCCCTACAGAGATTCAGTTCTGACTTGGCTTCTGAGGGAGAACTTAG gAGGAAACTCTCGCACAGCCATGGTGGCTGCCCTCAGCCCCGCAGACATCAACTATGACGAAACCCTCAGCACGCTCCG GTATGCTGATCGGGCCAAACAGATCCGCTGCAACGCAGTGATCAACGAGGACCCCAACAACCGCCTGGTGCGCGAGCTGAAAGAGGAGGTGGCTCGTCTCAAAGACCTTCTGTATGCGCAGGGCCTGGGAGACATCATAGAGA TGACCAACGCCATGACGGGGATGAGCCCCTCCCCTTCGATGTCCGCCCTGTCCAGTCGCGCCGCCTCCATCAGCAACCTCCACGATCGTATTTTCAGCCCCGCGAGCGAAGAGGCCATTGAAAGGCTcaag gaaactgaaaaaatCATTGCAGAGCTCAATGAGACATGGGAAGAGAAGTTGCGCCGCACTGAGGCCATCCGCATGGAGAG AGAGGCTCTGCTCGCTGAGATGGGTGTTGCCAtgagagaagatggaggcaCCGTTGGCGTCTTCTCCCCCAAAAAG ACCCCCCATCTGGTGAACCTCAACGAGGATCCGCTGATGTCCGAGTGTCTGCTGTATTACATCAAAGACGGCATCACCAA GGTTGGCCGTGAAAATGCAAAGACTCGTCAGGACATTGTTCTCAGCGGCCACTTTATCAGAGACGAGCATTGCACCTTCAGCAGCACCACCGGCCCCCAGGGAGAAG GATGTGTCGTCCTGGAACCATGTGAGGGGGCGGAGACTTACGTCAATGGCAAAAGAGTGACCTCTCCCATTATTCTGCGGTCCG GAAACCGCATTATCATGGGCAAGAGCCACGTGTTCCGCTTCAACGACCCAGAGCAGGCTCGTCTGGAGCGGGAGAGGACGCCATGCGCCGAGACTCCGGTGGAGCCGGTCGACTGGGCCTTCGCTCAGagggagctgctggagaaacaAGGCATCGACATGAAGCaggagatggagcagag GCTTCAGGAGCTTGAGGATCAATAccgcagagaaagagaagaagccaGCAACCTGCTAGAACAACAGAGGCTG GACTACGAGAGTAAACTGGAGGCTCTTCAGAGACAAGTGGACTCTCGGTACCTGGAGTCAcccgaggaagaggaggagcctGAAGAGGAAG TGCCGTGGACGAACCGCGAGACAGAGCTGGCGCTGTGGGCTTTCAGGAAGTGGCGCTTCTATCAGTTCACCTCCCTCCGTGATCTGCTCTGGGGCAACGCCATCTTCCTCAAAGAGGCCAACGCTATTAGtgtggagctgaagaagaag GTGCAGTTCCAGTTCGTCCTGCTGACGGACACTCTCTACTCTCCGCTACCCACCGACCTGCTGCCCCCCAGTGTGgctaaagagagagagagaagacccTTCCCTCAAACGATCGTCGCCGTCGAAGTGCAAGATCAAAAGAATGGAGCCACACATTATTGGACCCTGGAAAAACTCAG GCAGAGGCTGGACCTAATGAGAGAGATGTATGACCGTGCTGCCGAGCTGCCCAGCAGCGCCGTGGAGGACTGTGACCACGCCCTGACTGGAGGCGACCCCTTCTACGACCGCTTCCCCTGGTTCCGCCTGGTTGGCAG AGCTTTTGTGTACCTGAGTAACCTGCTGTACCCAGTGCCACTCGTTCATCGCGTGGCCATCGTCAGCGAGAAAGGAGAGGTGAAAGGCTTCCTCAGAGTAGCTGTGCAGGCCATCTCAG CTGATGAGGAGGCTCCTGACTACGGCTCTGGTGTTAGGCAGTCGGGAACTGCCAAGATCTCCTTTGAAGACAAACAGTTTGAGAAG TTCCAGACCGAGTCGTGTCCTGGTGGCCTGTCGCACTCCAACACCTCCCAGGAAGAGCTGCGCATTGTGGAGGGAGAAGGACAGAACGCGGAGATGGGAATCTCTGCAGATGAAGTTAACAACAACACCTGTGAAGGTGACTGGACCG CTCTACAGGAGATTCCTCGCAGCCCAGTGAAGAGTTCAAGTCTGGGTTTGGATCTCCCTCTGGACGTGTCTCCAGAGAAAGCTCTGTCTCACCTGAAGATCGGCAGCACGTTCACCTTCAGAGTCACCGTCTTGCAGGCCTCCAGCATCTCGGCAGAGTACGCCGACATCTTTTGCCAGTTCAA ctTTATTCATCGGCATGACGAAGCTTTCTCCACTGAGCCCCTGAAGAACACAGGCAGAGGACCTCCACTGGGATTCTACCATGTACAAAAT ATCACAGTGGAGGTGACCAAGTCTTTCACAGAGTACATCAAGACTCAGCCCATCGTCTTTGAGGTGTTCGGACACTATCAGAAACAACCCTTTCCCCCGCTCTGCAAAGATTTAATCAG tcCTCTCAGGCCCTCCAGGAGGCAGTTCCCTCGGGTCATGCCGCTATCCAAACCAG TCCCGGCCACCAAGCTCAGCACTCTGACTCGCTCCACCGCAGGACCTTGTCACGCCAAATACGACCTCATGGTGTTCTTTGAGATCTGCGAGCTGGAGGCGAATGGAGA CTACATCCCAGCTGTCGTCGACCACCGAGGCGGGATGCCGTGCCACGGGACCTACCTCTTACATCAG GGCATTCAGAGGAGGATCACAGTTACCATCGCccatgaaacaggaaatgacatcgAGTGGAAAGAGGTGAAGGAGTTGGTGATCG GTCGTATTCGAAACACTCCAGAGGCCGATGAGACCATCATAGACCCCAACATCCTTTCCCTCAACATCCTGTCCTCTGGATACTTCTGGCCAAAACATGACGACAA CGTTTCCTTGGGAGTTGATCATAG GACTTTCTACCGCTTCGAGGCGGCATGGGACAGCTCCATGCACAACTCTCTGCTCCTGAACAGGGTCACTCCTTATGGGGAGAAGATCTACATCACCCTCTCTGCTTATCTAGAG ATGGAGAACTGCACTCAGCCGACGGTCATCACCAAAGATTTCTGCATGGTGTTTTACTCTCGGGACGCGAAGCTGCCGGCGTCCCGCTCCATCAGAAACCTCTTCAGCACCGGCTGCCTCCGGCCCTCTGAGAG TAACCGTGTCACAGGAGTCTATGAAGTAACTCTCTGCCACGTGGCCGACAACGGAAGTCCAG GCATGCAGCGCCGCCGCAGGCGCGTGCTGGACACCTCAGTGGCGTAcgtcagaggagaggagaaccTGGCTGGATGGAGGCCTCGCAGTGACAGTCTCATCCTCGACCACCAGTgggagctggagaagctcagCTTGCTGCAGGAG GTGGAGAAGACCAGGCACTACCTGCTGCTGAGGGAGAAGCTGGAGGCGACTCTGCAGGCCGGGCAGGATGCGCTCTACAAGAGCGGCGACATCAGCGACTTCGCAAAGAGCCCCGTCCTCAGCCACAGCCCCGGCAGCAGCCCCGCGCCCGACAGCCCCAACCAGAGGCAGAGGGAGCTGGCTGCTAAG TGTCTGCGTCTGCTGATGCACACCTTCAACAGGGAGTACAGCCAGGTGAGCAGCAGTGCCAGTGAGAGCAAG CTTTCGGAGATGTCTGCATCGCTAATGAGAGAGTCATCGTCTTCTACACTGAACACACTCACACCCTCCTCTACGTGCCCCTCACTGGTCGAGGGACATTATGACATTAG aCTCACCGATCCCAGTTCGGGTGCATCCACACCAGACCTGGACCCCTACAGTCCAGTCGACAGAAAGAAAGCTCTCAGAGGATGCACCTTCGTTCCTGACATACAGGAGATTCGTGTCAG TCCCATCGTGTCAAAGAAAGGCTACCTGCATTTCCTGGAGCCCCACACCAGTGGCTGGGTGAAGCGTTACGTGGTGGTGCGCAGGCCCTACGTCTACCTGTACCGCAGCGAGAGGGACAGCGTCGAGAGAGCCGTCATCAACCTGTCGTCTGCAAAGGTGGAATACAGCGAAGACAAACAGACATTACTGCGG ACTCCCAACACGTTCGCTGTGTGCACTGACCATCGCGGGATACTGCTGCAGGCCACCAACGACAAAGAGATGCACGATTGGCTGTACGCTTTCAACCCTCTGCTAGCCGGCACCATCAG GTCAAAACTCTCCAGAAGAAAGTCGGTCCAGTCGGTCCCGTCTGCTCAGAGGATGTGA
- the kif1ab gene encoding kinesin-like protein KIF1A isoform X7: MAGASVKVAVRVRPFNSREIGKESKCIIQMSGNTTTILNPKQPKENKSFNFDFSYWSHTTPEDINYASQMQVYRDIGEEMLLHAFEGYNVCIFAYGQTGAGKSYTMMGRQEQDQQGIIPLMCEDLFTKISDSNNDNSMSYSVEVSYMEIYCERVRDLLNPKNKGNLRVREHPLMGPYVEDLSKLAVTSYNDIQDLMDSGNKARTVAATNMNETSSRSHAVFNIIFTQKKHDMDSENTSEKVSKISLVDLAGSERADSTGAKGTRLKEGANINKSLTTLGKVISALAELDSAPNKNKKKKKAESFIPYRDSVLTWLLRENLGGNSRTAMVAALSPADINYDETLSTLRYADRAKQIRCNAVINEDPNNRLVRELKEEVARLKDLLYAQGLGDIIEMTNAMTGMSPSPSMSALSSRAASISNLHDRIFSPASEEAIERLKETEKIIAELNETWEEKLRRTEAIRMEREALLAEMGVAMREDGGTVGVFSPKKTPHLVNLNEDPLMSECLLYYIKDGITKVGRENAKTRQDIVLSGHFIRDEHCTFSSTTGPQGEGCVVLEPCEGAETYVNGKRVTSPIILRSGNRIIMGKSHVFRFNDPEQARLERERTPCAETPVEPVDWAFAQRELLEKQGIDMKQEMEQRLQELEDQYRREREEASNLLEQQRLDYESKLEALQRQVDSRYLESPEEEEEPEEEVPWTNRETELALWAFRKWRFYQFTSLRDLLWGNAIFLKEANAISVELKKKVQFQFVLLTDTLYSPLPTDLLPPSVAKERERRPFPQTIVAVEVQDQKNGATHYWTLEKLRQRLDLMREMYDRAAELPSSAVEDCDHALTGGDPFYDRFPWFRLVGRAFVYLSNLLYPVPLVHRVAIVSEKGEVKGFLRVAVQAISADEEAPDYGSGVRQSGTAKISFEDKQFEKFQTESCPGGLSHSNTSQEELRIVEGEGQNAEMGISADEVNNNTCEALQEIPRSPVKSSSLGLDLPLDVSPEKALSHLKIGSTFTFRVTVLQASSISAEYADIFCQFNFIHRHDEAFSTEPLKNTGRGPPLGFYHVQNITVEVTKSFTEYIKTQPIVFEVFGHYQKQPFPPLCKDLISPLRPSRRQFPRVMPLSKPVPATKLSTLTRSTAGPCHAKYDLMVFFEICELEANGDYIPAVVDHRGGMPCHGTYLLHQGIQRRITVTIAHETGNDIEWKEVKELVIGRIRNTPEADETIIDPNILSLNILSSGYFWPKHDDKTFYRFEAAWDSSMHNSLLLNRVTPYGEKIYITLSAYLEMENCTQPTVITKDFCMVFYSRDAKLPASRSIRNLFSTGCLRPSESNRVTGVYEVTLCHVADNGSPGMQRRRRRVLDTSVAYVRGEENLAGWRPRSDSLILDHQWELEKLSLLQEVEKTRHYLLLREKLEATLQAGQDALYKSGDISDFAKSPVLSHSPGSSPAPDSPNQRQRELAAKCLRLLMHTFNREYSQVSSSASESKLSEMSASLMRESSSSTLNTLTPSSTCPSLVEGHYDIRLTDPSSGASTPDLDPYSPVDRKKALRGCTFVPDIQEIRVSPIVSKKGYLHFLEPHTSGWVKRYVVVRRPYVYLYRSERDSVERAVINLSSAKVEYSEDKQTLLRTPNTFAVCTDHRGILLQATNDKEMHDWLYAFNPLLAGTIRSKLSRRKSVQSVPSAQRM; the protein is encoded by the exons ATGGCTGGGGCTTCGGTGAAGGTGGCTGTGAGGGTCCGGCCCTTCAACTCCAGGGAGATCGGGAAGGAGAGCAAGTGCATCATACAGATGTCTGGAAACACCACGA CCATCCTGAACCCTAAACAGCCgaaagaaaacaagagtttCAACTTTGACTTTTCATACTGGTCACACACCACG CCCGAGGACATCAACTATGCGTCCCAGATGCAGGTGTACAGGGACATCGGAGAGGAGATGCTGCTGCACGCGTTCGAAGGCTACAACGTGTGCATATTCGCATACGGCCAGACAGGAGCGGGAAAAAGCTACACCATGATGGGCCGACAGGAACAGGACCAGCAGGGAATCATACCTCTG ATGTGCGAGGACCTCTTCACCAAGATCAGCGACAGCAATAATGACAACAGCATGTCCTACTCCGTGGAG GTGAGTTACATGGAGATCTACTGTGAACGTGTGCGTGACCTGCTCAACcccaaaaacaaaggaaacctGCGCGTGAGAGAGCACCCTCTGATGGGACCCTACGTCGAAGATCTGTCCAAGCTGGCCGTCACCTCCTACAACGACATCCAGGACCTGATGGATTCTGGAAACAAGGCCAG GACTGTGGCTGCTACCAACATGAATGAGACCAGCAGCCGCTCCCACGCCGTCTTCAACATCATCTTCACGCAGAAGAAACACGACATGGACTCGGAAAACACATCGGAGAAG GTCAGTAAGATCAGTCTGGTGGACTTGGCTGGCAGCGAGAGAGCCGACTCCACCGGAGCTAAAGGAACCAGACTGAAG gaagGAGCAAACATCAACAAATCTCTGACCACACTGGGGAAAGTTATCTCTGCTCTGGCTGAACTG GACTCGGCACCCAACAAG aacaagaaaaagaagaaggcgGAGAGTTTTATTCCCTACAGAGATTCAGTTCTGACTTGGCTTCTGAGGGAGAACTTAG gAGGAAACTCTCGCACAGCCATGGTGGCTGCCCTCAGCCCCGCAGACATCAACTATGACGAAACCCTCAGCACGCTCCG GTATGCTGATCGGGCCAAACAGATCCGCTGCAACGCAGTGATCAACGAGGACCCCAACAACCGCCTGGTGCGCGAGCTGAAAGAGGAGGTGGCTCGTCTCAAAGACCTTCTGTATGCGCAGGGCCTGGGAGACATCATAGAGA TGACCAACGCCATGACGGGGATGAGCCCCTCCCCTTCGATGTCCGCCCTGTCCAGTCGCGCCGCCTCCATCAGCAACCTCCACGATCGTATTTTCAGCCCCGCGAGCGAAGAGGCCATTGAAAGGCTcaag gaaactgaaaaaatCATTGCAGAGCTCAATGAGACATGGGAAGAGAAGTTGCGCCGCACTGAGGCCATCCGCATGGAGAG AGAGGCTCTGCTCGCTGAGATGGGTGTTGCCAtgagagaagatggaggcaCCGTTGGCGTCTTCTCCCCCAAAAAG ACCCCCCATCTGGTGAACCTCAACGAGGATCCGCTGATGTCCGAGTGTCTGCTGTATTACATCAAAGACGGCATCACCAA GGTTGGCCGTGAAAATGCAAAGACTCGTCAGGACATTGTTCTCAGCGGCCACTTTATCAGAGACGAGCATTGCACCTTCAGCAGCACCACCGGCCCCCAGGGAGAAG GATGTGTCGTCCTGGAACCATGTGAGGGGGCGGAGACTTACGTCAATGGCAAAAGAGTGACCTCTCCCATTATTCTGCGGTCCG GAAACCGCATTATCATGGGCAAGAGCCACGTGTTCCGCTTCAACGACCCAGAGCAGGCTCGTCTGGAGCGGGAGAGGACGCCATGCGCCGAGACTCCGGTGGAGCCGGTCGACTGGGCCTTCGCTCAGagggagctgctggagaaacaAGGCATCGACATGAAGCaggagatggagcagag GCTTCAGGAGCTTGAGGATCAATAccgcagagaaagagaagaagccaGCAACCTGCTAGAACAACAGAGGCTG GACTACGAGAGTAAACTGGAGGCTCTTCAGAGACAAGTGGACTCTCGGTACCTGGAGTCAcccgaggaagaggaggagcctGAAGAGGAAG TGCCGTGGACGAACCGCGAGACAGAGCTGGCGCTGTGGGCTTTCAGGAAGTGGCGCTTCTATCAGTTCACCTCCCTCCGTGATCTGCTCTGGGGCAACGCCATCTTCCTCAAAGAGGCCAACGCTATTAGtgtggagctgaagaagaag GTGCAGTTCCAGTTCGTCCTGCTGACGGACACTCTCTACTCTCCGCTACCCACCGACCTGCTGCCCCCCAGTGTGgctaaagagagagagagaagacccTTCCCTCAAACGATCGTCGCCGTCGAAGTGCAAGATCAAAAGAATGGAGCCACACATTATTGGACCCTGGAAAAACTCAG GCAGAGGCTGGACCTAATGAGAGAGATGTATGACCGTGCTGCCGAGCTGCCCAGCAGCGCCGTGGAGGACTGTGACCACGCCCTGACTGGAGGCGACCCCTTCTACGACCGCTTCCCCTGGTTCCGCCTGGTTGGCAG AGCTTTTGTGTACCTGAGTAACCTGCTGTACCCAGTGCCACTCGTTCATCGCGTGGCCATCGTCAGCGAGAAAGGAGAGGTGAAAGGCTTCCTCAGAGTAGCTGTGCAGGCCATCTCAG CTGATGAGGAGGCTCCTGACTACGGCTCTGGTGTTAGGCAGTCGGGAACTGCCAAGATCTCCTTTGAAGACAAACAGTTTGAGAAG TTCCAGACCGAGTCGTGTCCTGGTGGCCTGTCGCACTCCAACACCTCCCAGGAAGAGCTGCGCATTGTGGAGGGAGAAGGACAGAACGCGGAGATGGGAATCTCTGCAGATGAAGTTAACAACAACACCTGTGAAG CTCTACAGGAGATTCCTCGCAGCCCAGTGAAGAGTTCAAGTCTGGGTTTGGATCTCCCTCTGGACGTGTCTCCAGAGAAAGCTCTGTCTCACCTGAAGATCGGCAGCACGTTCACCTTCAGAGTCACCGTCTTGCAGGCCTCCAGCATCTCGGCAGAGTACGCCGACATCTTTTGCCAGTTCAA ctTTATTCATCGGCATGACGAAGCTTTCTCCACTGAGCCCCTGAAGAACACAGGCAGAGGACCTCCACTGGGATTCTACCATGTACAAAAT ATCACAGTGGAGGTGACCAAGTCTTTCACAGAGTACATCAAGACTCAGCCCATCGTCTTTGAGGTGTTCGGACACTATCAGAAACAACCCTTTCCCCCGCTCTGCAAAGATTTAATCAG tcCTCTCAGGCCCTCCAGGAGGCAGTTCCCTCGGGTCATGCCGCTATCCAAACCAG TCCCGGCCACCAAGCTCAGCACTCTGACTCGCTCCACCGCAGGACCTTGTCACGCCAAATACGACCTCATGGTGTTCTTTGAGATCTGCGAGCTGGAGGCGAATGGAGA CTACATCCCAGCTGTCGTCGACCACCGAGGCGGGATGCCGTGCCACGGGACCTACCTCTTACATCAG GGCATTCAGAGGAGGATCACAGTTACCATCGCccatgaaacaggaaatgacatcgAGTGGAAAGAGGTGAAGGAGTTGGTGATCG GTCGTATTCGAAACACTCCAGAGGCCGATGAGACCATCATAGACCCCAACATCCTTTCCCTCAACATCCTGTCCTCTGGATACTTCTGGCCAAAACATGACGACAA GACTTTCTACCGCTTCGAGGCGGCATGGGACAGCTCCATGCACAACTCTCTGCTCCTGAACAGGGTCACTCCTTATGGGGAGAAGATCTACATCACCCTCTCTGCTTATCTAGAG ATGGAGAACTGCACTCAGCCGACGGTCATCACCAAAGATTTCTGCATGGTGTTTTACTCTCGGGACGCGAAGCTGCCGGCGTCCCGCTCCATCAGAAACCTCTTCAGCACCGGCTGCCTCCGGCCCTCTGAGAG TAACCGTGTCACAGGAGTCTATGAAGTAACTCTCTGCCACGTGGCCGACAACGGAAGTCCAG GCATGCAGCGCCGCCGCAGGCGCGTGCTGGACACCTCAGTGGCGTAcgtcagaggagaggagaaccTGGCTGGATGGAGGCCTCGCAGTGACAGTCTCATCCTCGACCACCAGTgggagctggagaagctcagCTTGCTGCAGGAG GTGGAGAAGACCAGGCACTACCTGCTGCTGAGGGAGAAGCTGGAGGCGACTCTGCAGGCCGGGCAGGATGCGCTCTACAAGAGCGGCGACATCAGCGACTTCGCAAAGAGCCCCGTCCTCAGCCACAGCCCCGGCAGCAGCCCCGCGCCCGACAGCCCCAACCAGAGGCAGAGGGAGCTGGCTGCTAAG TGTCTGCGTCTGCTGATGCACACCTTCAACAGGGAGTACAGCCAGGTGAGCAGCAGTGCCAGTGAGAGCAAG CTTTCGGAGATGTCTGCATCGCTAATGAGAGAGTCATCGTCTTCTACACTGAACACACTCACACCCTCCTCTACGTGCCCCTCACTGGTCGAGGGACATTATGACATTAG aCTCACCGATCCCAGTTCGGGTGCATCCACACCAGACCTGGACCCCTACAGTCCAGTCGACAGAAAGAAAGCTCTCAGAGGATGCACCTTCGTTCCTGACATACAGGAGATTCGTGTCAG TCCCATCGTGTCAAAGAAAGGCTACCTGCATTTCCTGGAGCCCCACACCAGTGGCTGGGTGAAGCGTTACGTGGTGGTGCGCAGGCCCTACGTCTACCTGTACCGCAGCGAGAGGGACAGCGTCGAGAGAGCCGTCATCAACCTGTCGTCTGCAAAGGTGGAATACAGCGAAGACAAACAGACATTACTGCGG ACTCCCAACACGTTCGCTGTGTGCACTGACCATCGCGGGATACTGCTGCAGGCCACCAACGACAAAGAGATGCACGATTGGCTGTACGCTTTCAACCCTCTGCTAGCCGGCACCATCAG GTCAAAACTCTCCAGAAGAAAGTCGGTCCAGTCGGTCCCGTCTGCTCAGAGGATGTGA